The genomic stretch TTCGCAATCAAAGTTCCACATCGTCTGCTCTGAGCCACTGTAGCATTTTTGGGGCGTGCTGCGGTTGGGACACTTCTGGTTGGAGGGCGAGCTGAGGAGAATGCATTTGGGGGACGACTGTTGATGGTGGGTTTGACAGATCTGTTCAAACTTGATGTATTTGAGCCACGCCCTGTTGCAGATGTGGTTGGATTTCCAGATTTTTGGTATGTTGATTTGGGGGCAGTTGATCTCTGGTCTTCACTTTTAGCAGTAACACTTGACTTCCAAATGGATCCGATCTTTGACTCAATGATTTTGCCTTTGTACATGCCAGGAGCAGGTCTCTGAGGCTGAGAGGTTGCTGTTTTTGGCACTTCTCCCAGTAGCTTTTTGATTTTTGCAGcttgttcatttttaaattcCTGGCTGTGCGTTGGCTTTCTTGCAGTTGTAGGATTTTTCAGAGTAGCTGTCTTTCCCGTGGAGCGCTCACCAATGATCTGCCGTCTCTCAACTTGTTTGCCTGGAGCCACTTTAGCTGTTTTCCCCAAATGctcttttttatttccatttggtcggagaggaggagcagcttttaagatattttgtttaatgaaaGACTTCACCACTGGGACAGGCTGAACATTCTCCTTGTTTctctaaaaaaaattaaaagaatcaaactgatgtaacatttctggtgtatGGTCtatcacttgcttgtttccatggaaatgttattcctttgcctgtaatgttccactgtataacATTAAAGCTTGTCTTCAAAACTGGTTTGAAGACAagtgggccaagttacaggtcagatgtcGAAAGGcgagtaagaatgtatgtttttgagcaataaaaatacccacaaataaataacagataGATGAACGTATACAATACAGTGCAGCATTACAGGCGatgcactaacatctccatggtgatcagcaaagttacatagtgcacatttaagatTCTTACGCTCTTGATGGTGCTGTTTTGCCTCGAAACTGTCGTGCCGTCCATCTTTATTGTAATCGGTGACTTTACCAACAGAAAACCTGAGTATGGAAGAAAAATTAGATAGTAAAGAATCGGTATAGAAgctattatattttataaactgATGCGTGgcagtttaacacaaaaatacagcatGACACTGATAATGCACTACACTACAATAACAGATCACTTTCAGAAACGCGGTGAACTCACTGTATCTCACATAGAAGATATCACAACAATAGACTGATTTTAACTCTGAAACACTTATGCACCTTTATCTAAACTTCGAGATtgttcaaattaaacaaaaacttacTCTGATGGGCGTCGTAAATGAGGAGAAAACCTCTCTCACGATGGACAAGTCTTGACAAACCCCGAGCACTGTGCGTTCAGGGAAAAACGATCGGTTGTTTGACTTTGGCGCTGTGAATGCATTGGTGCCGTTGGCCACGTGAATCTCGCGCGAGCATAAAACAGACCAATGGCAAAGCCGCATGAGCACGAGGGAGCGGGACTTAGGCGGGATTTGGACGGGATTTGGACAGGACCGGAAGAGAGGCCCCTCCTTGGACTGGTTTGGTTTTTGAATGTTTGAACCTAAATAAAATTCCTTTTGTACTGGCGTCTGTTTGTCTGTAGAGGTCTAGTAGAGTCAAGTTCAGCATGTGAGCCAATTTAAATCAGCGTTCAAaatccaaaacacacacaggactaGCCAAGATATGGAGGTTTATGTTGTATTTCACTTCATTTGAAAACCCCAaaccttttgttttttatcctcTTCAGACTGGAAGCAAAAACGTTAAAACTGCAAAACGCCATGCATTTAATGTGCAATTTACCTGGGAAGGTTTTATCCCATATGAATTCTACATTAATTCTACATTAATTAATAACTACATACTGGTTTCTTATAGTGTCACGGTTGTAAGCCAGAACAGACAAATGATTTTAGATAAAACCTCTGAATCTCTATCACTAgcgcatttattttattttgaaattttataCCGGAAGTCGTAGTAGCAATGGCGCGTAGCCGTTAAGAATCGTCTGAGAACAAAACCTCTTAATAAAGTTTtggaataaaattaaaatgttggGTCACTGCGCTGTCCCAAACTGCACTGGAGGAGAGGCCGACTCGCAACCATTATTTAGATTCCCTCTGGACTCGGAAAGGTAATGTTACAGATAACAAAAAGAGGATGCTAGCTAGAAATACACTTCAGACAGCACATGCGAGAGGCTATTTGAAAACAAGTAGCCATTTTTACTACATTATGGTCTGAATTTgaattgttaaaatgcaaagtACAACAGGACCACAAGTACTTCTAACCTGACTTGGGTGTAACGTCTTAAAGGGCCTATTTTACActcttttctgatctctgttataatgtttcctcatcacaaacatacctgaagttgtgttttgtttcattcacacaaacacacaaaccctgcatattttggctgaCTTCTCTCAGAAaacgctccaccttgtgatgtcatgtggtaatacaggaagtgttccataCACctgcactagaatcatttgaattctTTCAGCTCTGctattgccagtctctactgaaataaaagtaaaagccagctgttaacttcaatactactactgcttcatgacatcacaaggtggaacagcattttgagctttggagatgtagacagacattataacatggcttaaaactcacaagaatccattgttctgtaatataggacctttaatgtaatcttttccttcataataaaacataaattgtacttttcaggtgTAAACAGTGGTTGGAGAAATGTCAGCGGGAAGATCTCATTGACAAACCTGCAGAGCAACTGTACAAATATGAAAGACTTTGTGGAAAACATTTTCAACCATCTGCCATCGATAGTGTAAGTTGCATAGTAAATGAAATTTAAACGACATAAAATTTCACAAATATTGATCCCACATGTTGTAGGAGGGACAGGGCATAGTGCTGAAGGATGATGCTATACCCACCATCTTTGATTCACCAGAAATGTCTCAGACCGGCCAGGGGAAGAGGAAGGAAGTTGTAAGTGAATAGGGCTACAATTAATAATCAGAATAATTGTTACTAGTCAATTTATAAGATATTTGTAGTTATATTTTCATAAACATAATCATTAACTGGACTATACAAAACACAATGCTTGCCAAGGATGTTTTCACAAAGACGGTAGCATTATTAAgtcaaaatgttgaaaaagtataaaaacatacagaaaatgCACGTATTCTAACTGTTAAAATATTGGTTAAGAATGTGTTTCaaaattctaaatgtacaatagaaaAATGACATTGATCATGGACCAGCCAACACATTTTGACATTACTAGTCGAAAGTTGACTACTACTATAAtaattagttgcagccctataaGTGAATATAACATTTGACCCCTCTGATATGTTCTTGTGTGTTACAATCATGCTTTTTATGTTAAAGGCAAAACCCAATGAAAAGGAGACAAAAGGAAGAAAAAGTATGTTTTCAACTTTTgtgtattgctttgaaaatcTATTGTGCTATGCCagttttgaataataattttgtcTGTTTCTCCAACAGAGATGAAAAAATCTGAGCCTGAACCTGCCACCACTAGTACACAGCCACTGTCAGAAGAAGATGAGAACAGAGAGTATCTCAAATCTGTATTTGAAATCATACTACTGTTAGGAGGACATAATGTATCCCCTACATACAAAGGAGAGGACTCTGAGAACAGTCCAGCACAAACTAACTTTCAAGCCCTGTTAGATTATCGCATACAAAATGGAGACGAACCTCTAAGGAAAAAGTGGGATGAGAATAAGGAGAAGTTTCCAGATGAGCTTGACAACATGATAGACGTTTGTGAACAATATATCCGTGTAAAACTGTTGGAAGAGGTCATGCAAAATGGTCCTTTCTCATTAATTACAGATGAGTTGGTGGTCATTTCCGGAGAATTGTTCCTCCCTATTTTTGTTCGCTTTGTAGATAAGTCAAACAGCCAACAGGAAAACTTTCTCGGGTTGGTGTCTTTCACTGGAGAAGAGGATGTCGTAGCTGAGAAAGTACTGAACGAAATAACTGAAAAATGGGGATTGAAAATGGAGCAGTGCAAAGGCCAGGCCCACTCCTGCTCTGGAACACACtctagcaaaataaaaaagtttgctGCCAAGGTAACAGAAAAATTTCCAGCAGCAGTATTAGCAATAAGATCAACTCAAACGTTAAATATCTCATTAGCCAATAGCATGCCTTTGTCTGGGGTCCAACTTGTCATGGCTACTCTTAAGAATATTGACACGTTCTTCAGTCGTACTCCCTTGTTGGTTGCAGAATTTGAACAAGCAATTACTCTGTTCTATGAAGACAGAACAGAGAAAGCCAACGTTTTAAAGGGCTACTGTCAAACCAAGTGGACAAGGAGCCACAATGTTTTCGAGATCGCGGTTGACATTTACGAGTCGTTGCTGCTTTGGTTGGATAGTGTGAACGACAACGAAGATGTGAGATGGAGTGATCAGGTTGCGCATGAGGCAATGATGATTTCAAAATCTCTGACTGATTTTGAGTTCATAATGACATTAATTGTGTTGAAAAATATCACCGCTCTTACACAAGCTGTAGGTAAAAACCTGCTTGGGAATTCTGGAGATGTCAGTAGAGCAGCAAGCTCTCTTCCAGCGGTGCTGCAGTCGATAAAGGAGGTGGCAGACAACATTGATGTTTACCATGAATTCTGGTATGAAGAAGCAACCAATATTGCAGCTGCAGTAGATGTTGTGGTCAAGGTTCCTCGGTCTTTTTTGAGAAAACATTCAGAATCTGTTGCAATTCAGCCAGAGAATTACTACAAAGAATACGTGTCTTTTGCTGTGGTGAGCGGTGTATACAATGAGCTGAGTGAGGTCTTCAGTGAGCAGGTCCTGAAAATGCTCAAAGGTCTGGCCCTGGTTCCTGCAGCtgttgagcaaaacaaaactaaatctgaTGAGGAGTGTGTGGAGGTTTTCAAGAATGATGTCCCAAATGCAGACAGCTTCTCTGCAGAGCTCAATTGTTGGTGGGTAAAATGGAGCAAAAAGACCAAACAGGAATGTTTTCCCTCAAATATCCAAGACACACTGCAGCTGGCTGACATGAAGTTCTTCCCAAATATGTTGGCAGTTTTCAGACTACTTGCCATCATTCCTTGTTTGTCTCTAGACAGTACTAGCAATGTGGTGTACCAGCGCTTCACCAGGTACATGGAAGAAGTCCCAgataaaatgaaatcaaaaagTATTGCATTTATGAACATAAACTCTCATGTCCAGTCTGATCTGGATTCAGTGGTTGATCTATATATCGCAAATGATCCTAAATAAAAAGGTGCCCCTCTGAAAGGGTGACTGGTTAAAACTTTTATTAAAGATAAATTGTGGATAAGATTAGAAAATGTACAATGCTTTTTACTATGTTCACTGTTGTATTGGGTGAATTTGTAATGGTTTCTTCTGTCGCATTACTAAAATGTAGTGGGAAATGGAAGCTCTCTGTCTTcctcaataaaacaaaaataatgtttaaaaagtgatttttgtcaatattaaaTGAAAGTGCAAAACTGCTTAAACCTAGCAGCCTCTTTAACGTCAATATATTTTGCCCCATACACTGGATGATACTATGTGATTTCTTTATTTCATATCGTTACTATGATAGTGCATGAGCTCCTACATAACTACAGTAAAGGTGATGGCGCCCTCGGGTGGTCAACACCCTCCATTGCACTGCACACTCAGTTCCTGGTTGTACACATCTCACGCGTTTGGGTCGCTCTTGTCTAAGCGCCGAATGGCAACTTTGGGAGCATGGATTTAGACCACTTTTAGTTTTGTCCAGATTTCTCAACCGAAGCCCACGTTGCGACTGTTCTTGCATTTTGCAGGCTGAGGTGAAAGCATGACTCTTTAGAGTCCCATGTAGTTTTTGTACTGTAGCATTTCCAGTTTGCAACCACCAGCGAAGCTAGCTAACTTGTTAGCTGGCTACATTGCAAACCAAAATGACTGACTGCTGCGCTGCAGCCAATTGTGGTTATCAACAAGGAGAGGGCGAGAACACCCCACTCTTCAGTTTTCCACTGGACCCTGAACGGTACGTGATATGCTTTGTACACATAAACAATCATGAGTACATTTAACCCAGATTTAAACGAAATGTGTTAGCTTCCCATTAGCACCGACACTAGCATAACAGCATGTTGGATGTCAGGCTAGTATCCATCCGAAATCAGTGGAAAATGGCGCATTTTGTGCTACTCTTTGGAAAAGTCCACGGGGATCGTAAACTCACTGTTTGTGGTTCAAGGCCTGAGACCACTGAACAATCTTGCTTTTATTCTAGTCTTCTCCGACGTTTGtacattatgtttttttcacaaaGTGCTAACTTTAGCGTTGTTTCCATTGCTGTGCGACACCTATCGACTGAATGTGTGTACTCATTAGTCAGATGAACCATCAGGTCATTGTCCAAATGTCAGTCAGTCAAGTTTTTCCTGTCAAATGGTAATGCTTCCTCATAATGTTTCTTCAGTGAATCAGAGCAAAAGCTTATCACTGAATAACCCAGTTTGAGGACACGTATAGCCTGTTGCAAAGTTTCTGCAAAAAATTTGACAAATTCTCAACATATAAATGTCCATATTCGtggtaaaaatggaaataggCCTGTAGCACCAgtcatttgtattttattttgttggtgTTGTGCTTTTGTACTTCTAGTTGTAAAGTATGGCTGACAAAATGTCATCGCGAAGACTTGGCATCAGAAATCCCAGACCACATGCACAAGACTTACAAACTTTGtgcaaagcactttgagcctACGATGATCTCTCATCAGGTAAGAGACTCATTCATAAGGTTTAATTACAACCACTGActccctgtttcaaataaacaTTATTATATGTTGATGTGAGCGATGTCAACAAAAGCTCTATGGATTTGTTTTCTCAACATTGATATTCAGAACATTTTGGCAATCCATCAGATATTTGCTAAAACATGCCTATACATTTCTCGCAAGTATGCATGTGGGCTGTGAAATTAGCTACTAAAGTCCAAAAATATCACTATGCCCTCATTTGGAATTTAACCACAAgtttataataattttatttttaaccagctgtattttcttttttatctatatctatttttttcattttgcccCTTTCCAACACAACAAATATGATACTATGGACTTCTTTAATATATCTCCCAATTATAACTGAGTGGAGCACATTAATATAACACACCATCTGAATGttcatgattatttttgttcttaGGATGACTCTAGCACTGTTCTAAAAGAAGATGCTGTTCCAACAATATTTGACATTACAGCACCAGTAAACAATCAACCAGTCAACAGAAAGCGAGCCGGAGATCAGGTAAGTTCCTAATTAAGCGCTTGGAGTTTTTGCAATTTTAAAAGTAATTAAGtaagtaattttgttttttgctcccAGTCTGAAGAGGATCACACCTCTATAAAGAAAACTAAAGGTATCCATGTTTATATTGTAAAGGTAATGTAATTCATAGTAAACCAACCTTTTTTTTGCTGCAGAGACAACTGATGTGTGTGATCAAAACAGTTCAGCACTTGATCTGCAAGATGAACCCCAAACACAGGAAGATGCAGCCATCtgtaaagcaaaagatacacTTAAAGCATATTTTAAAGAAATCTTGGCACTCACTGGATTCAGCATAAATGGCACTAACACCACTGATGATCCCATTGGAGGTGCCAGGGGTCAGCAGTCTCTTAATCGCATCTGTGTGGAGAAGATTGACAAAAAAGAAATCTTGCAGTTTAGTGAAGACCTGATGCGTGAAGAAATCCAAAACAGCCTCCGCTTAGCACGGTTCTTTTCCATTCTCCTTCAGGAAGTGACCATTATAGAGGGAAAGGAGCAGATTCCAGTTTATATTCGCTCTGTCACAGTGGCAGGGCTTCCACAAAAGCATTTAATTGGCTTTTTTCCATGTGATGTAGATGCCGAGAATCTTTTTTACCTTCTTATCTCAGAGCTGAGAAACAAATGGGGCCTGCGGATGGAGCACTGCAGAGGTATAAGTTATCTCGTCAAAggcaaaatgtgtcaaaaaatTCGAGACCTCACCTGCAGAATCCTCCAGGAGTTCCCACAGGTAGTACTCTCTCCAAGTGAGCCGTACGCTTTTAACATTTGGATTATGCGCTGCATGCCTGTGGCCTCAATTCAGAATGTGGCCGACACTGTGGAGGAGGTGGCCTCATTACTCAGGAGAACGCCCGAGCTTTCCAAGAGACTGGAGGGAAAGATTCAAATGGCTTATGGGCTGATAAAAGGGGAGGTGGACAGGATCAAGACATGTTTAAGTAGTAATTGGGAATATGGCACTGATGCTTTTCTAACCATGTTGGACATCCTGGAGCCATTCCTTAACTGCATCAATGAAATCATTTCAAAAGTAGATGAAGACACTGCTGAACAAATGGCCAGACTCAAGCCCATTTTGAAGAATTTTAATTTTATCATCACTCTTGTTGTTCTGAAAAACACACTCTGTTGTGTTAGCATATTAAACTCCAGTCTCAGGGGAATCATCAGCGTCAGCAGTACTTTACAGTACAGCATTTCTAATGCCTTAAAGCTGCTAAGCAAATACCAACAAGAGCTTGCAATATTACATAGAAAATGGTTTGCTGATGCTGTGGGGAGGGCAAAGAAGCTTGGTGTTGAAATCACTAAACCTGAGACAGACCAAGCAAACACAGAGACCCCACTAGAAGACTTGTACAGAGAGACTCTGAGCCGGCCCATCCTACAGTATCTGGTTCTGGAGGTAAAGAGAGTTTTGGGCATAGAGATGGTTCGCATTCTCCGCTGGCTGTCTTTAGTGCCCTCTTACATGGCTGACCACAATTTCAGCATCCGCAGAGATAAAGTAGCAGATGCTAATCTGAACAACCTTGCGAGGCCAGATACTTTCTACGAAGAACTGGGCTGTTGGGAAGTGAAGTGGAGACATGCCAGCAAGCGCAGAATCCTCCCCACGACTGTGTTTGCCACACTAAAGATCCCTGACATCGGCTTCTACCCAAATGTGCAGAATCTGCTGAGGGTGCTGGGGACTGTCCCCTGTGTAAATACTGAGGCAGATGTGTATGGGCAGTACCATATGGTACAGGAGAGGTGCCAAGTTTACCTGAACACCACACCGGAGGACCAAAGACAGTGCAGCAAGGCATTCATCTATGTAAACCAAGACGTGCACTTCAACGCTGAGAAAATGGTGGATTCATATGCTCAAAAGCATCCAGACATCCTACAGCTGCTGCAAATGGTGACACATTTTACAGTTGGTAAACAAGTGTGATAAAcctaaacattttaatttattttgggtttttttctctctctctaatgtAGGATGACAACACTAAAGAGAAGCTTCCACCAGGTAAAATCACAGTACTTTATCAGATAAAGCATGCAATACATAACCTCCATCAAAAAACTACTGTTTGCATTTTAGTTGAAAAATCTCTTGTCTGATCTGACTTTGGGGTTGCCTCGTATCAGTCAGTGCTTAAAACCAGGAGCACATTGATTCTGGCTGCAGTTAAAGTAACAGCATCACAGTTAGAAAATCTCCAAATCCAACCTGATTGTCAGTTTGACTGATGTGAAATATTTGGTGTTGAAGGTATGCAGAATTAGAATATAACAAATTAAACTCAAAAGAcacactgccagtcaaaagttttggacacaccctttcattcaatgtttttctttatttttagtactttctacattttatatgcatGTATAAGACAGAAGTCTATTTAAGGTAGATTGTGTAACCTTTGTGGTTGGGGGTCCACTACCttcttgtgtttgtggagatgttattgatttgtctagaatgttccacagtatgacactaAGCTCTATCTAGCTTGCATGCCTATTCAATAATAGGTGTTTAAGTttctccacacatctgacctgtaatttaacCTGAAGTGTTAAATTCCATACTGGGCTAAGCATtaacatggagatgagcagttGGCGGGCACCTTACCAgcaaggttacacagtgcacctttaaaagcctAACCTGTGCTCTgtgctattgttttatttgtagttGAAAACCAGGGGAACCATGCTGAGAAGGACACTGAGGAGGAGTTGCAGCTCATAAACCTGGAGATGGACGCAGACAGACTGGTAGAGATGAAGTGTGCAGAGACTGACAGAGAAGCACTGAAGTCAGCTCTGCAGTCTGCGGTGGTGGCCGCTTACAGCAGCCAAAACAGGGACCACCCAGAGGCGCCtcctgctcaggaaggagagaCCGAATATGTCACTAAGTCCGAAATGCAAGAGGTTCTGGTGGTGTGTGAGAATGCGGTCCGAGAGGGAATCCTCATGGAAGTTGGAGGCTCATTCTTTTCCCTGTTTATTGACAGAGTGGTTAAAATGGGTGAAAATAATTACCTTCCCCTCTTTCTTAGATTTGTCGATAGTTTTGATGTCATGCGGTTGGAGTTGTTGGGATTTCTTGAGGCAGATCTTTCTTGCGAGGCTATggttaaacatttatttgacaTTGTTACAAATAAGTGGCACCTCGATTTAAAAAACTGCAGAGGTCAGGCCTATTTGGGCTCAGGTGATGTTTCCTACAAGTTAAAGGCATTTGCTTGTAAAATACAAGAGAAGTATCCACTTGCAATAAGCACACATTGTTCTTCATACTCATTCAACATGTGGTGGTCCAAGTCCATCCCTGTGCCCGCCATCACCAGAGCTCTGGAGATCTTTGAGGAGGTCATGATGTTTTTCGCCACCAGTGACGCTCTAGAGAAACAACTGGACCATGTGATCGCTAAAGGCCTCAGAGAGAGCTATGAGAAAGTCCAGGAGCTACAGGGAAAATTCTGTTCAGTTTGGCAGGAGAAGCATGACTCCTACGAGGTGTTTGTGCAGATGCTGGAGCCCCTGGTGGAGTGTTTGGTTAAAATCAAAAACAACACCCAGAGGTGGAAGACCTTGTCTGAACAGGCTCTGGCTCTTCTG from Periophthalmus magnuspinnatus isolate fPerMag1 chromosome 14, fPerMag1.2.pri, whole genome shotgun sequence encodes the following:
- the thap12a gene encoding THAP domain containing 12a isoform X2, which codes for MLGHCAVPNCTGGEADSQPLFRFPLDSERCKQWLEKCQREDLIDKPAEQLYKYERLCGKHFQPSAIDSAKPNEKETKGRKKMKKSEPEPATTSTQPLSEEDENREYLKSVFEIILLLGGHNVSPTYKGEDSENSPAQTNFQALLDYRIQNGDEPLRKKWDENKEKFPDELDNMIDVCEQYIRVKLLEEVMQNGPFSLITDELVVISGELFLPIFVRFVDKSNSQQENFLGLVSFTGEEDVVAEKVLNEITEKWGLKMEQCKGQAHSCSGTHSSKIKKFAAKVTEKFPAAVLAIRSTQTLNISLANSMPLSGVQLVMATLKNIDTFFSRTPLLVAEFEQAITLFYEDRTEKANVLKGYCQTKWTRSHNVFEIAVDIYESLLLWLDSVNDNEDVRWSDQVAHEAMMISKSLTDFEFIMTLIVLKNITALTQAVGKNLLGNSGDVSRAASSLPAVLQSIKEVADNIDVYHEFWYEEATNIAAAVDVVVKVPRSFLRKHSESVAIQPENYYKEYVSFAVVSGVYNELSEVFSEQVLKMLKGLALVPAAVEQNKTKSDEECVEVFKNDVPNADSFSAELNCWWVKWSKKTKQECFPSNIQDTLQLADMKFFPNMLAVFRLLAIIPCLSLDSTSNVVYQRFTRYMEEVPDKMKSKSIAFMNINSHVQSDLDSVVDLYIANDPK
- the thap12a gene encoding THAP domain containing 12a isoform X1, whose protein sequence is MLGHCAVPNCTGGEADSQPLFRFPLDSERCKQWLEKCQREDLIDKPAEQLYKYERLCGKHFQPSAIDSEGQGIVLKDDAIPTIFDSPEMSQTGQGKRKEVAKPNEKETKGRKKMKKSEPEPATTSTQPLSEEDENREYLKSVFEIILLLGGHNVSPTYKGEDSENSPAQTNFQALLDYRIQNGDEPLRKKWDENKEKFPDELDNMIDVCEQYIRVKLLEEVMQNGPFSLITDELVVISGELFLPIFVRFVDKSNSQQENFLGLVSFTGEEDVVAEKVLNEITEKWGLKMEQCKGQAHSCSGTHSSKIKKFAAKVTEKFPAAVLAIRSTQTLNISLANSMPLSGVQLVMATLKNIDTFFSRTPLLVAEFEQAITLFYEDRTEKANVLKGYCQTKWTRSHNVFEIAVDIYESLLLWLDSVNDNEDVRWSDQVAHEAMMISKSLTDFEFIMTLIVLKNITALTQAVGKNLLGNSGDVSRAASSLPAVLQSIKEVADNIDVYHEFWYEEATNIAAAVDVVVKVPRSFLRKHSESVAIQPENYYKEYVSFAVVSGVYNELSEVFSEQVLKMLKGLALVPAAVEQNKTKSDEECVEVFKNDVPNADSFSAELNCWWVKWSKKTKQECFPSNIQDTLQLADMKFFPNMLAVFRLLAIIPCLSLDSTSNVVYQRFTRYMEEVPDKMKSKSIAFMNINSHVQSDLDSVVDLYIANDPK